A region from the Enterobacter roggenkampii genome encodes:
- the typA gene encoding ribosome-dependent GTPase TypA, which translates to MIENLRNIAIIAHVDHGKTTLVDKLLQQSGTFDARAETQERVMDSNDLEKERGITILAKNTAIKWNDYRINIVDTPGHADFGGEVERVMSMVDSVLLVVDAFDGPMPQTRFVTKKAFAHGLKPIVVINKVDRPGARPDWVVDQVFDLFVNLDATDEQLDFPIIYASALNGIAGLDHEDMAEDMTPLYQAIVDHVPAPDVDLDGPLQMQISQLDYNNYVGVIGIGRIKRGKVKPNQQVTIIDSEGKTRNGKVGKVLTHLGLERIDSDLAEAGDIIAITGLGELNISDTICDPQNVEALPALSVDEPTVTMFFNVNTSPFCGKEGKFVTSRQILDRLNKELVHNVALRVEETEDADAFRVSGRGELHLSVLIENMRREGFEMAVSRPKVIFREIDGRKQEPFENVTLDVEEQHQGSVMQALGERKGDLKNMNPDGKGRVRLDYVIPSRGLIGFRSEFMTMTSGTGLLYSTFSHYDDVRPGEVGQRNNGVLISNGQGKAVAFALFGLQDRGKLFLGHGAEVYEGQIIGIHSRSNDLTVNCLTGKKLTNMRASGTDEATVLVPPIKMTLEQALEFIDDDELVEVTPLSIRIRKRHLTENDRKRAMRGAKEE; encoded by the coding sequence GTGATCGAAAATTTGCGTAACATCGCCATCATCGCGCACGTTGACCATGGTAAAACTACCCTGGTTGATAAGCTGCTGCAGCAATCCGGTACGTTTGATGCACGTGCCGAAACTCAAGAGCGTGTGATGGACTCCAACGATTTGGAGAAAGAGCGTGGGATTACTATCCTCGCGAAAAACACCGCTATTAAATGGAATGACTACCGTATCAACATCGTTGATACCCCAGGGCACGCCGACTTCGGTGGTGAAGTTGAGCGCGTGATGTCCATGGTGGATTCCGTGCTGCTGGTGGTTGACGCATTTGACGGCCCAATGCCGCAAACGCGCTTCGTGACCAAAAAAGCATTTGCCCATGGCCTGAAACCAATTGTTGTTATCAACAAGGTTGACCGTCCTGGCGCACGTCCTGACTGGGTTGTTGATCAGGTATTCGACCTGTTCGTTAACCTCGACGCGACCGACGAACAGCTGGACTTCCCTATCATTTACGCTTCGGCGCTGAATGGTATCGCGGGTCTGGACCACGAAGATATGGCGGAAGACATGACCCCGCTGTATCAGGCGATTGTCGATCACGTACCGGCACCGGATGTTGATCTGGATGGTCCACTGCAGATGCAGATCTCCCAGCTGGACTACAACAACTACGTTGGCGTCATCGGTATCGGTCGTATCAAACGCGGTAAAGTGAAGCCAAACCAGCAGGTTACTATCATCGATAGCGAAGGCAAAACCCGCAACGGTAAAGTTGGCAAAGTGCTGACTCACCTGGGTCTGGAGCGTATCGACAGCGATCTGGCTGAAGCGGGCGACATCATCGCGATCACCGGTCTGGGCGAGCTGAACATCTCTGACACCATCTGCGACCCGCAGAACGTGGAAGCGCTGCCAGCCCTGTCTGTTGATGAACCAACCGTTACCATGTTCTTCAACGTCAACACCTCTCCGTTCTGTGGTAAAGAAGGTAAGTTCGTGACCTCTCGTCAGATCCTTGACCGCCTGAACAAAGAGCTGGTGCACAACGTTGCGCTGCGCGTTGAAGAAACCGAAGACGCTGATGCCTTCCGCGTATCCGGTCGTGGTGAGCTGCACCTGTCTGTTCTGATCGAAAACATGCGTCGTGAAGGTTTCGAGATGGCGGTTTCCCGTCCGAAAGTTATCTTCCGCGAAATCGACGGCCGTAAACAAGAGCCGTTCGAAAACGTGACGCTGGACGTTGAAGAGCAGCACCAGGGTTCTGTGATGCAGGCGCTGGGCGAGCGTAAAGGCGACCTGAAAAACATGAATCCAGATGGCAAAGGCCGCGTACGTCTCGACTACGTGATCCCAAGCCGTGGCCTGATCGGCTTCCGTTCTGAGTTCATGACCATGACCTCTGGTACCGGTCTGCTGTACTCCACCTTCAGCCACTACGACGACGTGCGTCCGGGCGAAGTGGGCCAGCGTAACAACGGCGTGCTGATCTCCAACGGTCAGGGTAAAGCGGTTGCGTTTGCGCTGTTCGGTCTGCAGGATCGCGGTAAGCTGTTCCTGGGTCACGGTGCTGAAGTTTACGAAGGCCAGATCATCGGTATTCACAGCCGTTCTAACGACCTGACCGTAAACTGCCTGACCGGTAAGAAACTGACCAACATGCGTGCGTCCGGTACTGACGAAGCAACGGTTCTGGTTCCACCGATCAAGATGACTCTGGAGCAGGCTCTGGAATTCATCGATGACGACGAACTGGTAGAAGTGACTCCGCTGTCTATCCGTATCCGTAAACGTCACCTGACCGAGAACGATCGTAAACGTGCTATGCGCGGTGCGAAAGAAGAGTAA
- a CDS encoding MFS transporter translates to MSQHTSDPATLRLPFKEKLAYGMGDLGSNILLDIGTLYLLKFYTDVLGLPGTYGGIIFLIAKFFTAFTDMGTGIMLDSRRKIGPKGKFRPFVLYAAFPVTLLAIANFVGTPFEITGKTVMATVLFMLYGLFFSMMNCSYGAMVPAITKNPDERASLAAWRQGGATLGLLLCTVGFVPVMNLIEGNDQLGYIFAATLFSLFGLFFMWWCYKGVTERYVEAQPANPAQKPGLLQSFRAIAGNRPLFILCIANLCTLGAFNVKLAIQVYYTQYVLNDPILLSYMGFFSMGCIFIGVFMMPGAVRRFGKKKVYISGLMIWVAGDLLNYFFGGGSVSFVAFSCLAFFGSAFVNSLNWALVSDTVEYGEWRTGVRSEGTVYTGFTFFRKVSQALAGFFPGIMLTQIGYVPNVVQSSGTVEGLRQLIFIYPSLLAVITIVAMGCFYNLNEKMYVRIVEEIELRKRTA, encoded by the coding sequence ATGAGTCAACATACTTCCGATCCGGCTACCCTACGCCTGCCGTTTAAAGAAAAACTCGCCTACGGGATGGGCGATCTCGGCTCAAACATCCTGCTGGATATCGGCACGCTTTATCTGCTGAAGTTTTACACAGACGTGCTGGGCCTGCCGGGCACCTACGGCGGAATTATCTTCCTGATTGCGAAGTTCTTTACCGCCTTCACCGATATGGGCACCGGGATCATGCTCGACTCCCGGCGCAAGATCGGCCCGAAAGGGAAATTCCGCCCGTTCGTGCTCTATGCGGCGTTCCCGGTGACCTTACTGGCGATTGCCAACTTCGTTGGCACGCCGTTTGAAATCACCGGTAAAACGGTGATGGCGACGGTGCTGTTCATGCTGTACGGCCTGTTCTTCAGCATGATGAACTGCTCCTACGGCGCGATGGTGCCCGCCATTACCAAAAACCCGGACGAGCGCGCCTCGCTGGCCGCCTGGCGTCAGGGCGGCGCTACGCTGGGCCTGCTGCTCTGTACCGTGGGTTTTGTTCCGGTGATGAACCTGATTGAAGGCAATGACCAGCTTGGCTATATCTTTGCCGCCACCCTCTTCTCGCTGTTCGGACTGTTTTTTATGTGGTGGTGCTACAAGGGGGTGACCGAGCGTTACGTCGAGGCGCAACCCGCCAACCCGGCGCAAAAACCGGGGCTGCTGCAGTCGTTTCGCGCCATCGCCGGGAACCGTCCGCTGTTTATCCTGTGCATCGCCAACCTGTGCACGCTGGGCGCCTTTAACGTCAAACTCGCCATTCAGGTCTACTACACGCAGTACGTGCTGAACGACCCGATCCTGCTGTCGTACATGGGCTTCTTCAGCATGGGCTGCATTTTTATCGGCGTCTTTATGATGCCCGGCGCGGTGCGGCGCTTCGGCAAGAAAAAGGTCTACATCAGCGGGCTGATGATTTGGGTGGCGGGCGATCTGCTCAACTACTTCTTCGGCGGCGGCTCGGTGAGCTTTGTGGCGTTCTCCTGCCTGGCCTTTTTCGGCTCCGCGTTCGTGAACAGCCTGAACTGGGCGCTGGTGTCCGATACCGTGGAGTACGGTGAGTGGCGCACCGGCGTGCGCTCCGAAGGAACGGTGTATACCGGTTTTACCTTCTTCCGGAAGGTCTCCCAGGCGCTGGCGGGCTTCTTCCCGGGGATCATGCTCACGCAGATCGGCTATGTGCCCAACGTGGTGCAATCCAGTGGCACGGTTGAAGGGCTGCGGCAGCTGATATTTATCTACCCGAGCCTGCTGGCGGTTATCACCATCGTGGCGATGGGCTGCTTCTACAACCTCAACGAGAAGATGTATGTGCGCATCGTCGAAGAGATCGAACTGCGCAAACGTACGGCATAA
- the glnA gene encoding glutamate--ammonia ligase, with amino-acid sequence MSAEHVLTMLNEHEVKFVDLRFTDTKGKEQHVTIPAHQVNAEFFEEGKMFDGSSIGGWKGINESDMVLMPDATTAVIDPFFEEPTLIIRCDILEPGTLQGYDRDPRSIAKRAEEYLRSTGIADTVLFGPEPEFFLFDDIRFGASISGSHVAIDDIEGAWNSSTKYEGGNKGHRPGVKGGYFPVPPVDSAQDIRSTMCLVMEEMGLVVEAHHHEVATAGQNEVATRFNTMTKKADEIQIYKYVVHNVAHRFGKTATFMPKPMFGDNGSGMHCHMSLSKNGTNLFSGDKYAGLSEQALYYIGGVIKHAKAINALANPTTNSYKRLVPGYEAPVMLAYSARNRSASIRIPVVASPKARRIEVRFPDPAANPYLCFAALLMAGLDGIKNKIHPGEAMDKNLYDLPPEEAKEIPQVAGSLEEALQALDADREFLTAGGVFTDDAIDAYIALRTEENDRVRMTPHPVEFELYYSV; translated from the coding sequence ATGTCCGCTGAACACGTTTTGACGATGCTGAACGAACATGAAGTGAAGTTTGTTGATCTCCGCTTCACCGACACCAAAGGTAAAGAACAGCACGTCACAATCCCTGCTCATCAGGTGAACGCCGAATTCTTTGAAGAAGGCAAAATGTTTGACGGCTCCTCCATTGGTGGCTGGAAAGGCATTAACGAATCCGACATGGTTCTGATGCCAGATGCAACCACTGCGGTCATTGATCCGTTCTTCGAAGAACCTACCCTGATCATCCGTTGCGACATCCTCGAGCCAGGCACGCTGCAGGGCTACGACCGCGACCCACGTTCTATCGCGAAACGCGCTGAAGAGTACCTGCGTTCTACCGGCATCGCGGACACCGTTCTGTTCGGGCCAGAGCCAGAGTTCTTCCTGTTCGATGACATCCGTTTTGGTGCCTCTATCTCTGGCTCCCACGTGGCTATCGACGACATCGAAGGCGCATGGAACTCCTCCACCAAATACGAAGGCGGTAACAAAGGTCACCGTCCAGGCGTGAAAGGCGGTTACTTCCCGGTTCCTCCGGTCGACTCTGCACAGGACATTCGTTCCACCATGTGTCTGGTGATGGAAGAGATGGGCCTGGTTGTTGAAGCTCACCACCACGAAGTGGCGACTGCGGGTCAGAACGAAGTGGCTACCCGCTTCAACACCATGACCAAAAAAGCGGACGAAATTCAGATCTACAAATACGTTGTGCACAACGTTGCGCACCGTTTCGGTAAAACTGCGACCTTCATGCCAAAACCAATGTTTGGCGACAACGGTTCCGGTATGCACTGCCACATGTCTCTGTCCAAGAACGGTACCAACCTGTTCTCTGGTGACAAATATGCCGGTCTGTCCGAGCAGGCGCTGTACTACATTGGCGGCGTAATCAAACACGCTAAAGCGATCAACGCCCTGGCGAACCCAACCACCAACTCCTATAAGCGTCTGGTCCCGGGCTACGAAGCGCCAGTGATGCTGGCCTACTCTGCGCGTAACCGTTCTGCTTCTATCCGTATCCCGGTGGTGGCGTCTCCTAAAGCGCGTCGTATCGAAGTTCGCTTCCCGGATCCAGCGGCTAACCCATACCTGTGCTTCGCAGCACTGCTGATGGCCGGTCTGGACGGTATCAAGAACAAGATCCACCCAGGCGAAGCGATGGACAAAAACCTGTACGACCTGCCGCCAGAAGAAGCGAAAGAGATCCCTCAGGTTGCTGGCTCTCTGGAAGAAGCCCTGCAGGCGCTGGACGCAGACCGTGAGTTCCTGACCGCAGGTGGCGTATTCACTGACGACGCTATCGATGCTTACATCGCCCTGCGTACTGAAGAGAACGACCGCGTGCGTATGACGCCGCATCCGGTTGAGTTCGAACTGTACTACAGCGTTTAA
- the ompL gene encoding porin OmpL produces MKRIITVLIVSSVSCPVFAGAYVETREAYNTASEMHEVILRAGYNFDMGAGLMFTNAYNVGKWDELKHSYNEIEGWYPLFKPTDKLTFQPGGLINDSSAGSGGAVYLDTNYKFTDWFNLTFRYRYNHNNYDTPDYNGQMDKNDTHEFANYWNFKVTDAFFYTFEPHFFQRVNDYHSKNGKDHHWEITNKFSYRIDRNWLPYLELQWLDRWNDYNREQYRIRLGLRYSF; encoded by the coding sequence ATGAAAAGAATCATCACTGTACTGATCGTGTCGTCTGTGTCCTGCCCGGTATTTGCCGGGGCCTATGTCGAAACGCGTGAAGCCTACAATACGGCCTCAGAGATGCACGAGGTGATCCTGCGTGCGGGTTATAACTTCGATATGGGCGCGGGACTGATGTTCACCAACGCCTATAACGTGGGTAAATGGGATGAACTTAAGCACAGCTATAACGAAATCGAGGGGTGGTATCCGCTCTTTAAGCCAACCGATAAACTCACCTTCCAGCCCGGCGGGTTGATTAACGACAGCAGCGCCGGTTCGGGTGGCGCGGTTTATTTAGATACCAACTACAAATTTACAGACTGGTTTAATCTGACGTTCCGCTATCGCTATAACCATAACAACTACGATACGCCGGACTATAACGGGCAGATGGATAAGAACGACACGCACGAATTTGCCAACTACTGGAATTTCAAAGTAACGGATGCATTTTTCTACACCTTTGAACCGCACTTTTTCCAGCGGGTGAATGACTACCACAGCAAAAATGGCAAAGACCATCACTGGGAAATTACCAATAAATTCAGTTACAGGATCGACAGAAACTGGCTGCCGTACCTCGAACTGCAGTGGCTGGACCGATGGAATGATTACAACCGGGAGCAGTACCGGATCCGTTTAGGGCTACGGTATTCGTTCTAA
- the yihS gene encoding sulfoquinovose isomerase has protein sequence MKWFNTLSHNRWLEQETDRILDFGKNAAVPTGFGWLGNNGQVRSDMGTHLWITARMLHVYAVAANMGRPGAYALVEHGINALNGPLRDKQHGGWYACVNDEGVIDASKQGYQHFFVLLGAASAVTTGHPQARRLLDDAIEVIERYFWSEQEQMCLESWDEAFSKTEDYRGGNANMHAVEAFLIVYDVTHDRKWLDRALRIASVIIHDVARKGEYRVNEHFDTSWNPIRDYNIDNPAHRFRAYGGTPGHWIEWGRLMLHLRAALEARFETPPDWLLEDAKGLFHATIRDAWAPDGADGFVYSVGWDGKPIVRERVRWPIVEAMGTAYALYTVTGEAQYEAWYQKWWDYCIKYLMDYENGSWWQELDTNNEVTTKVWDGKQDIYHLLHCLVIPRLPLAPGLAPAVAAGLLDSLAK, from the coding sequence ATGAAATGGTTTAACACCCTGAGCCATAACCGCTGGCTCGAGCAAGAGACCGACCGCATTCTCGATTTCGGTAAAAACGCCGCCGTACCGACCGGCTTTGGCTGGCTGGGCAATAACGGCCAGGTGCGCAGCGATATGGGCACGCATCTGTGGATCACCGCGCGTATGCTGCACGTTTACGCGGTGGCGGCGAACATGGGACGCCCCGGCGCATATGCGCTGGTTGAGCACGGCATTAATGCCCTGAACGGCCCGCTGCGCGACAAGCAGCACGGCGGCTGGTACGCCTGCGTAAACGATGAAGGCGTCATTGACGCCTCCAAGCAGGGCTATCAGCACTTCTTCGTCCTGCTGGGCGCGGCGAGCGCCGTCACTACTGGCCATCCGCAGGCGCGCAGGCTGCTGGACGATGCCATCGAGGTGATTGAGCGCTACTTCTGGAGCGAACAGGAGCAGATGTGCCTGGAGTCCTGGGATGAAGCCTTCAGCAAAACGGAAGACTATCGCGGCGGTAACGCCAACATGCACGCCGTGGAAGCCTTCCTCATCGTCTATGACGTGACCCACGATCGTAAGTGGCTCGACCGCGCCCTGCGCATCGCGTCGGTAATTATTCATGACGTGGCGCGCAAAGGGGAGTATCGCGTTAACGAGCATTTCGACACCAGCTGGAATCCGATCCGCGATTACAACATTGATAATCCCGCCCACCGCTTCCGCGCCTACGGCGGCACGCCGGGGCACTGGATTGAGTGGGGCCGCCTGATGCTGCACCTGCGCGCCGCGCTGGAAGCGCGCTTTGAAACCCCGCCAGATTGGCTGCTGGAAGATGCAAAAGGCCTGTTCCACGCCACCATCCGCGACGCCTGGGCACCCGACGGCGCCGACGGGTTTGTCTATTCCGTGGGCTGGGACGGCAAGCCAATCGTCCGCGAACGCGTGCGCTGGCCAATCGTCGAGGCGATGGGTACGGCCTATGCCCTCTATACCGTGACCGGCGAAGCGCAGTACGAAGCCTGGTATCAGAAGTGGTGGGATTACTGCATCAAGTACCTGATGGACTACGAAAACGGTTCGTGGTGGCAGGAGCTGGACACCAACAACGAAGTGACCACCAAAGTCTGGGACGGCAAGCAGGATATTTACCACCTGCTGCACTGCCTGGTGATCCCCCGCCTGCCGCTGGCCCCGGGCTTAGCCCCTGCCGTCGCCGCCGGATTACTGGATAGCCTGGCCAAATAA
- a CDS encoding alpha-glucosidase, translating to MRTLHNIDLKNNESGFTLRWQDRLILSHTADAPCLWIGAGEADIEMFRGNFSIKDKLNEKIALTDATVTQQSAGWAIRFTRGDAVSATLLVGVDAEGRLELKLKNDAASHNRIWLRLAAQPEDHIYGCGEQFSYFDLRGKPFPLWTSEQGVGRNKQTYVTWQADCKENAGGDYYWTFFPQPTFVSTQKYYCHVDNSCYMNFDFSAPDFHELAFWEDNATLRFECAQTYVDLLEKLTGLLGRQPELPDWVYDGVTLGIQGGTEVCQQKLDAMREGGVKVNGIWAQDWSGIRMTSFGKRVMWNWKWNSALYPQLDARIAKWKEEGVQFLSYINPYVASDKDLCEEAAKRGYLTKNANGEDYHVEFGEFYAGVIDLTNPAAYDWYKEVIKKNLIELGCGGWMADFGEYLPTDTFLHNGVSAEIMHNAWPALWAKCNYEALQETGKLGEILFFMRAGYTGSQKHSVMMWAGDQNVDWSLDDGLASVIPAALSLAMTGHGLHHSDIGGYTTLFEMKRSKELLLRWCDFSAFTPMMRTHEGNRPGDNWQFDGDAETIAHFARMTTVFTTLKPYIKAAVAQNAKSGLPVMRPLFLHYEDDARAYTLKYQYLFGRDLLVAPVHEEGRRNWSLYLPQDSWVNAWTGEICRGGDVTVDAPLGKPPVFYRQHSEWADLFSTLRHI from the coding sequence ATGCGTACCCTACACAATATTGACCTGAAAAATAACGAAAGTGGCTTCACCCTGCGCTGGCAGGACCGTCTGATTTTATCCCACACCGCGGATGCCCCTTGCCTGTGGATTGGCGCAGGCGAGGCGGATATCGAGATGTTTCGCGGCAACTTCAGCATCAAAGACAAGCTCAACGAAAAGATTGCCCTGACGGACGCGACCGTCACGCAGCAAAGCGCGGGCTGGGCGATCCGCTTTACCCGCGGCGATGCCGTAAGCGCGACGCTGCTGGTGGGCGTGGATGCGGAAGGCCGTCTGGAGCTGAAGCTGAAAAATGACGCCGCCAGCCATAACCGCATCTGGCTGCGGCTGGCAGCTCAGCCGGAAGATCATATCTACGGCTGCGGCGAGCAGTTCTCGTACTTCGACCTGCGCGGCAAGCCGTTCCCGCTGTGGACCAGCGAGCAGGGCGTGGGCCGCAATAAGCAGACCTACGTCACCTGGCAGGCCGACTGCAAAGAGAACGCGGGCGGCGACTACTACTGGACCTTCTTCCCGCAGCCTACCTTCGTGAGCACCCAGAAGTACTACTGCCACGTGGATAACAGCTGCTACATGAACTTTGACTTCAGCGCCCCGGACTTCCACGAGCTGGCGTTCTGGGAAGATAACGCCACGCTGCGCTTCGAATGTGCGCAAACGTACGTCGATCTGCTGGAAAAACTGACCGGCCTGCTGGGGCGTCAGCCGGAGCTGCCGGACTGGGTGTACGACGGCGTGACGCTGGGCATTCAGGGCGGCACCGAGGTGTGCCAGCAGAAGCTCGACGCCATGCGCGAGGGCGGCGTGAAGGTCAACGGCATCTGGGCGCAGGACTGGTCCGGCATTCGCATGACCTCCTTTGGCAAACGCGTGATGTGGAACTGGAAGTGGAACAGCGCGCTCTATCCGCAGCTTGATGCGCGTATTGCGAAGTGGAAAGAGGAAGGGGTTCAGTTCCTCTCCTATATCAACCCGTACGTCGCCAGCGATAAAGATCTCTGCGAAGAGGCCGCGAAACGCGGCTATCTGACCAAAAACGCCAACGGCGAGGACTACCACGTCGAGTTCGGCGAGTTCTACGCGGGCGTTATCGACCTGACCAACCCGGCAGCCTACGACTGGTACAAAGAGGTCATTAAAAAGAACCTGATCGAACTGGGCTGCGGCGGCTGGATGGCCGATTTCGGGGAGTACCTGCCGACCGACACCTTCCTGCATAACGGCGTGAGCGCGGAGATCATGCATAACGCCTGGCCTGCCCTGTGGGCCAAATGTAACTACGAAGCGCTTCAGGAGACCGGCAAGCTCGGCGAGATCCTGTTCTTCATGCGCGCGGGCTATACCGGCAGCCAGAAGCACTCGGTGATGATGTGGGCGGGGGATCAGAACGTCGACTGGAGCCTGGACGACGGTCTGGCGTCCGTCATCCCTGCGGCGCTGTCGCTGGCGATGACCGGGCACGGCCTGCACCACAGCGACATCGGCGGCTATACGACCCTGTTCGAGATGAAGCGCAGCAAAGAGCTGCTGCTGCGCTGGTGCGACTTCAGCGCCTTTACGCCGATGATGCGTACCCATGAGGGCAACCGTCCAGGCGATAACTGGCAGTTCGACGGCGACGCGGAAACCATCGCGCACTTCGCGCGCATGACCACCGTCTTCACCACCCTGAAGCCGTACATCAAAGCCGCGGTCGCGCAGAACGCGAAAAGCGGCCTGCCGGTGATGCGCCCGCTGTTCCTGCACTATGAAGACGACGCGCGCGCCTACACGCTGAAATACCAGTACCTGTTTGGCCGCGATCTGCTGGTAGCGCCGGTTCATGAAGAGGGGCGCCGCAACTGGTCGCTCTATCTGCCGCAGGACAGCTGGGTGAATGCGTGGACCGGGGAAATCTGCCGGGGCGGTGACGTGACCGTAGATGCCCCGCTCGGCAAGCCGCCGGTCTTCTACCGCCAGCACAGCGAATGGGCAGATCTGTTTAGCACCTTACGTCATATCTGA
- a CDS encoding MFS transporter, protein MTHNTDPLTLKLSLREKCAYGMGDFGSNLMLCIGTLYLLKFYTDELGMPAFYGGIIFLVAKFFTAFTDMLTGVLLDSRRNIGARGKFRPFILYASVPVALVATAQFMANDFSLTVKTALATVLFMMFGLCYSLMNCAYGAMVPAITKNPNERAQLAAWRQGGATVGLLLCTVGFMPIQALFVHQPSLGYLVAALVFVTGGLFCMWWCYSGVKERYVELTPDHHKPGILKSFCAIFRNPPLLVLCIANLCTLAAFNIKLAIQVYYTQYVLNDLHLLSWMGFFSMGCILIGVFLVPGAVKRFGKKPVYLGGLALWAVGDVLNFFWGTSSLLFVLFSCMAFFGTAFVNSLNWALVPDTVDYGEWKTGIRAEGSVYTGYTFSRKISAALAGFLPGIMLTQIGYVPHAVQSAGTLLGLRQLIFLWPCGLAIVAAVTMGLFYKLNEARFAFIIEEIGKRKKQTANTPEITTNNKASAVTL, encoded by the coding sequence ATGACACATAATACTGATCCGTTAACCCTGAAATTGAGCCTGCGAGAGAAGTGCGCCTACGGGATGGGCGATTTTGGCTCGAACTTGATGCTGTGTATTGGCACGCTGTATCTGCTGAAGTTTTACACCGATGAACTGGGCATGCCGGCGTTCTACGGCGGCATTATTTTCCTCGTCGCGAAGTTTTTCACCGCCTTTACCGACATGCTGACCGGGGTGCTGCTCGACTCACGGCGTAACATCGGCGCGCGGGGGAAGTTCCGGCCGTTCATTCTTTATGCCTCCGTTCCGGTGGCGCTGGTGGCGACGGCGCAGTTTATGGCCAACGACTTTAGCCTGACGGTGAAAACGGCTCTCGCCACCGTGCTCTTCATGATGTTTGGCCTCTGCTATAGCCTGATGAACTGCGCCTACGGTGCGATGGTCCCGGCCATCACCAAAAACCCGAACGAGCGCGCGCAGCTGGCGGCGTGGCGTCAGGGCGGCGCAACGGTAGGACTGTTGCTCTGCACCGTCGGCTTTATGCCGATTCAGGCGCTGTTCGTCCACCAGCCCTCACTCGGCTATCTGGTGGCCGCGCTGGTGTTCGTTACCGGCGGCCTGTTCTGCATGTGGTGGTGCTACAGCGGGGTGAAAGAGCGCTACGTGGAGCTCACACCCGATCACCATAAGCCCGGCATTCTGAAATCATTCTGCGCGATTTTCCGCAATCCACCGCTGCTGGTGCTGTGCATCGCCAACCTGTGTACCCTCGCCGCCTTCAACATCAAGCTGGCGATTCAGGTCTATTACACCCAGTACGTGCTGAACGATCTGCATCTGCTGTCGTGGATGGGCTTTTTCAGCATGGGCTGCATTCTGATTGGCGTGTTTCTGGTGCCCGGCGCGGTAAAGCGCTTTGGCAAGAAACCGGTCTATCTGGGCGGGCTGGCGCTGTGGGCGGTGGGCGACGTGCTGAATTTCTTCTGGGGGACCAGTTCCCTGCTGTTCGTGCTGTTTTCCTGCATGGCCTTCTTCGGCACGGCGTTTGTGAACAGCCTGAACTGGGCGCTGGTGCCGGATACCGTTGATTACGGCGAGTGGAAAACCGGCATTCGCGCCGAAGGGTCGGTGTATACCGGCTATACCTTCTCGCGCAAAATCTCCGCCGCGCTCGCCGGTTTCCTGCCTGGCATTATGCTGACCCAGATTGGCTACGTTCCCCATGCCGTGCAGAGCGCGGGCACGCTGCTTGGGTTGCGTCAGCTGATTTTCCTCTGGCCGTGCGGCCTGGCGATTGTTGCTGCCGTGACCATGGGGCTGTTTTATAAACTCAACGAAGCGCGCTTCGCCTTTATTATCGAGGAGATTGGAAAACGGAAGAAACAAACCGCGAATACCCCTGAGATAACCACCAACAATAAAGCGTCAGCAGTCACTTTATAA